One Paenibacillus crassostreae DNA segment encodes these proteins:
- the greA gene encoding transcription elongation factor GreA, with product MSDKEVILTQEGLKRLENELEQLKSVKRREIAERIKVAIGYGDISENSEYEDAKNEQAFIEGRVITLEKMLRNARIINNDDINTDSVGVGATVVVKDLEYGDTLEYLIVGTAESDPLNNKISNESPVGKAILGKQKGAVVDVNVPAGVIQYEIVDIRK from the coding sequence ATGAGCGATAAAGAAGTCATTCTTACACAGGAAGGTCTCAAGAGGTTAGAGAATGAGTTAGAGCAACTTAAGTCTGTCAAACGTCGTGAGATCGCTGAACGAATAAAGGTTGCTATTGGTTATGGTGATATTAGCGAGAACTCGGAATACGAAGACGCTAAGAATGAACAGGCCTTTATTGAAGGAAGAGTTATTACTCTTGAGAAAATGCTACGGAATGCTCGAATCATCAATAATGACGATATTAATACGGATTCTGTGGGTGTAGGTGCTACGGTAGTCGTGAAAGATCTAGAATATGGTGATACGTTAGAGTATTTAATCGTAGGTACCGCTGAGTCGGACCCTCTTAACAACAAGATATCGAATGAAAGTCCAGTTGGTAAAGCAATTCTAGGTAAACAAAAAGGTGCAGTTGTTGATGTCAATGTTCCAGCAGGCGTTATACAATATGAGATCGTCGATATCAGAAAATAA
- the dusB gene encoding tRNA dihydrouridine synthase DusB, producing the protein MLKIGDIEMKNQVVLAPMAGVCNPAFRLIAKEFGAGLVCAEMVSGKAIVHGNKRTHDMLFVDEREKPLSLQIFGGDRDSLVEAAKVVDRETNADIIDINMGCPAPKVTKIDAGARWLLDPNKIYEMVSAVVAAVNKPVTVKMRTGWDSEHIYAVQNAQAVERAGGKAVSVHGRTREQLYTGHANWDIIKEVKQSVSIPVIGNGDVVTPEDARRMLELTGCDGVMIGRGALGNPWMLYSTIQYLQTGELVADPTAEEKIKIAILHMDRLIAMRGEQHAVLEMRKHLAWYLKGLKGSARIKDEIMEETRRDEMVKILEDYVNSLNQQDESNGDLSAVTA; encoded by the coding sequence ATGCTGAAAATTGGCGATATTGAAATGAAGAACCAAGTCGTGCTAGCGCCTATGGCGGGTGTATGTAATCCTGCTTTTCGATTAATAGCTAAAGAATTTGGAGCGGGACTCGTCTGTGCGGAGATGGTGAGTGGCAAGGCTATCGTCCATGGTAACAAACGTACACATGATATGCTTTTTGTAGACGAACGGGAAAAGCCATTGAGTTTACAGATTTTTGGGGGAGACCGTGATTCTCTCGTTGAAGCAGCCAAAGTCGTAGATCGCGAGACAAATGCTGATATTATTGATATTAATATGGGCTGTCCTGCTCCAAAAGTAACTAAAATTGATGCAGGGGCGCGTTGGCTTCTGGATCCAAATAAAATTTATGAGATGGTATCCGCTGTAGTGGCTGCTGTGAATAAACCTGTAACTGTAAAGATGCGTACGGGTTGGGATAGTGAACATATCTATGCTGTACAGAATGCCCAAGCTGTAGAACGTGCAGGAGGCAAAGCGGTGAGTGTTCATGGAAGAACGAGAGAACAACTATACACCGGCCATGCGAATTGGGATATCATTAAAGAAGTAAAACAATCTGTATCTATTCCTGTCATTGGTAATGGGGATGTTGTAACACCTGAAGATGCTCGCCGGATGTTGGAGTTAACGGGTTGTGATGGTGTTATGATCGGTCGCGGAGCGCTTGGTAACCCATGGATGCTATACAGTACCATTCAATATTTGCAGACAGGTGAACTGGTTGCAGATCCAACGGCTGAAGAAAAGATTAAAATTGCCATTCTCCATATGGATCGTTTGATCGCTATGAGAGGGGAACAACATGCAGTTCTCGAAATGCGTAAACACTTAGCTTGGTATTTGAAAGGGCTAAAGGGTTCAGCTCGAATTAAAGATGAGATTATGGAAGAAACAAGACGAGATGAAATGGTGAAGATTCTGGAGGATTATGTAAACTCCTTGAATCAGCAAGATGAGAGTAATGGTGATTTATCAGCTGTAACAGCATAG
- a CDS encoding helix-turn-helix domain-containing protein yields the protein MENVQLGNRIRAFRKLKGYTQQELASRMGVSLVILGEIERGNRHIEDQILNKIVDALGITIPDLTHIVSG from the coding sequence ATGGAGAACGTACAATTGGGAAACCGGATCCGCGCCTTCAGGAAATTAAAGGGATATACCCAACAAGAACTAGCATCAAGAATGGGTGTGTCTCTCGTTATTTTAGGAGAAATTGAGCGTGGTAATCGTCATATAGAAGATCAAATTTTAAACAAAATTGTAGATGCGTTGGGAATTACAATCCCAGACCTTACCCATATTGTTTCTGGTTAA
- the folK gene encoding 2-amino-4-hydroxy-6-hydroxymethyldihydropteridine diphosphokinase: protein MKPHFTSEPSEAYIALGANLGDREGTLMEAVERLHDHHQINVLRSSHLYETEPVGYVDQPYFLNMAVAIETELDPHALLTVMQGIEKELGRVRHIHWGPRTVDLDLLWMQGWVEATPDLILPHPRMEERAFVLVPLNDIVPSEETTGLQKIVKTALEKLDGKEGIQLWRTYNWETGSAPSGN from the coding sequence ATGAAGCCACACTTTACCTCTGAGCCATCAGAGGCTTATATTGCTTTAGGGGCGAATTTGGGTGACCGAGAGGGCACTTTAATGGAAGCTGTAGAACGTCTTCACGATCATCATCAAATCAACGTCCTTCGCTCCTCGCATCTTTATGAGACAGAACCTGTTGGATATGTTGATCAACCTTATTTTCTTAATATGGCGGTTGCTATAGAGACCGAACTAGATCCTCATGCACTACTTACGGTTATGCAAGGTATTGAAAAAGAATTAGGTCGCGTTCGTCATATTCATTGGGGTCCGCGTACGGTAGATTTGGATCTTCTATGGATGCAGGGATGGGTTGAAGCAACACCAGACCTTATTCTGCCTCATCCTCGTATGGAGGAGCGCGCTTTTGTACTTGTACCACTGAACGATATTGTACCCTCTGAAGAAACCACTGGTCTACAAAAGATTGTTAAGACAGCACTCGAGAAACTGGATGGAAAGGAAGGGATACAATTATGGAGAACGTACAATTGGGAAACCGGATCCGCGCCTTCAGGAAATTAA
- the folB gene encoding dihydroneopterin aldolase — MDKMVMHRMEYYGYHGVFAEERKLGQRYYIDLELEMDLREAGEQDDLSKTVNYAEIHELVKDIVENKSFKLIEALGEVIASSLLDTYTSIYALTVKVTKPHPPFDIHFQGVTVELFRTRK, encoded by the coding sequence ATGGATAAAATGGTTATGCACCGTATGGAGTATTACGGATATCACGGTGTTTTTGCGGAAGAGAGAAAGCTTGGACAACGCTATTACATCGATTTAGAACTTGAGATGGATCTTCGAGAAGCGGGAGAACAAGATGACTTAAGCAAGACAGTAAATTATGCTGAGATACATGAATTGGTTAAGGATATTGTAGAGAATAAATCTTTTAAATTAATTGAAGCTCTAGGAGAAGTTATTGCATCCTCGTTATTAGACACTTATACTAGTATCTATGCATTGACGGTCAAAGTGACCAAACCGCATCCTCCGTTCGATATTCACTTTCAAGGTGTAACGGTGGAGCTGTTCAGAACAAGAAAGTGA